A stretch of the Filimonas lacunae genome encodes the following:
- a CDS encoding redoxin domain-containing protein — MKYIIAISITLLITGNRPIVAQVPSGVHGISLPLLSGSTISLDTLSTPLKAVVFLSPECPLCCNYTKVLNTFDSLYAHQVTIIGVFTGKGDSVADYQRFARKYEVRFKLATDTAKVLSAALHASVTPEVFLWNNLETVVYKGAIDNWALSLGKQRVRTTQHYLQNAIESYFAGREITPASTKAVGCYIHEQ, encoded by the coding sequence ATGAAGTATATTATTGCCATAAGCATTACACTGCTGATAACCGGTAACCGGCCAATTGTTGCACAGGTACCATCTGGCGTGCACGGGATTTCGTTGCCGCTGTTGAGCGGCTCAACCATTAGCCTGGATACCCTGTCAACTCCTTTAAAAGCAGTGGTATTTCTTTCGCCGGAGTGTCCGCTTTGTTGCAACTATACAAAGGTGTTAAACACATTCGATTCATTATATGCACACCAGGTAACCATCATTGGTGTGTTTACCGGCAAAGGTGACAGCGTTGCAGACTACCAGCGCTTTGCCCGGAAATATGAAGTGCGTTTTAAACTGGCAACAGATACAGCAAAGGTGTTGTCTGCAGCCTTACATGCCAGCGTTACACCGGAAGTGTTTTTATGGAATAACCTGGAAACTGTGGTGTACAAAGGTGCCATAGACAACTGGGCGCTTTCGCTGGGTAAACAAAGGGTACGCACTACCCAACACTACCTGCAGAATGCCATTGAAAGCTATTTCGCAGGCAGGGAAATAACGCCTGCCAGTACAAAAGCAGTGGGATGTTATATTCATGAACAATAA